The Desulfobotulus mexicanus genome window below encodes:
- the recD2 gene encoding SF1B family DNA helicase RecD2, translating into MIVLQGRLDSIRFSNPENGYTVARYTPDGYQAEITIVGVLSGVRAGETLRIEGEWEKHVKFGEQFRILQFEVILPDTARGIRRYLASGIIPGVGAGMAEKLVAYFGTHTLEILDSSPERLQEVPGIGKSKVKVIAKAWKSYHSIRTLMALMARIGASPSSGAKILHTYGSEALQLVQEDPYRICREIPEVPFEVADRLGLAAGMEKDAYSRISAGLLHVLERAGYSGHVFLPEKELLNKAFRLLGGNREKLAEALFDMEKEKVIVVEEGKEQRHVYLSEMHGAESGIGLRLSAMLSIPSPENMRPDLSSLELSVLKGLAIRLSEEQLDTLSRLLDHRVAILTGGPGTGKTTLIRSVCAVMGERGAKILLAAPTGRAARRLAEVTGRKALTLHRLLKYNQMESRFEMNRDNPLDLDMLIVDEASMVDILLMFHLLCAVPVNAKIIFVGDVSQLPSVGPGNVLADLISSGRIPAFILTTIFRQAAESPIVLNAHLVNQGRMPDFTPVGDGCLSEFYFIRQGSPEKVVETIVALCSQRIPERFGFDPLKEVQVLTPMHKGEVGTLFLNQVLQNALNPLKPGKKKKMGSFRVGDKVIHLKNNYKKEVFNGDIGQVCDIEEGEGLLLVDYSEGEGERQVGYTLEELDELALAYAISVHKSQGSEYPAVIIPLMPEHAPLLQRNLIYTAMTRGKRLVIFVGMSQALDMAIRNDRPTRRYSDLSRRLDTL; encoded by the coding sequence ATGATTGTTCTTCAGGGAAGACTGGACAGTATACGATTCTCAAATCCTGAGAACGGATACACTGTGGCCCGTTATACACCGGATGGTTATCAGGCTGAAATAACCATTGTGGGTGTTCTTTCGGGTGTGCGTGCCGGTGAAACCCTGCGCATTGAAGGTGAGTGGGAAAAGCATGTAAAATTTGGTGAACAATTCCGGATTCTTCAGTTTGAAGTGATTCTTCCGGATACGGCCCGGGGAATCCGCCGTTATCTGGCATCCGGGATTATTCCCGGTGTTGGAGCCGGCATGGCGGAAAAGCTGGTAGCCTATTTTGGTACCCACACCCTTGAAATACTGGACAGCAGCCCTGAGCGTCTTCAGGAAGTTCCGGGTATAGGAAAGTCCAAAGTTAAAGTCATTGCAAAAGCCTGGAAATCTTATCATTCCATAAGAACTCTCATGGCCCTTATGGCCAGAATCGGTGCCTCTCCCTCTTCCGGTGCCAAGATTCTGCACACCTACGGAAGCGAAGCCCTGCAGCTGGTACAGGAAGATCCCTACCGTATCTGCAGGGAAATCCCCGAGGTTCCCTTTGAGGTGGCCGACCGTCTGGGGCTGGCTGCCGGAATGGAAAAGGATGCCTATTCCAGAATCAGTGCCGGTCTTTTACATGTTCTGGAAAGGGCCGGATACTCAGGCCATGTTTTTTTGCCGGAAAAGGAGCTTTTAAACAAGGCTTTTCGTCTTCTGGGAGGAAACCGTGAAAAGCTGGCGGAAGCCCTTTTTGATATGGAAAAGGAAAAGGTTATTGTAGTAGAGGAGGGAAAAGAGCAGCGCCACGTTTATCTTTCAGAAATGCATGGTGCTGAATCGGGTATAGGCCTGAGGCTTTCCGCCATGCTCAGTATTCCTTCTCCTGAAAATATGCGGCCGGATCTGTCATCCCTTGAGCTTTCGGTTCTGAAAGGTCTGGCCATACGCCTTTCCGAAGAGCAGCTGGATACCCTTTCCCGCCTTCTGGATCATAGGGTGGCCATCCTCACGGGGGGGCCGGGTACGGGTAAAACCACTCTGATACGTAGTGTCTGTGCCGTTATGGGAGAAAGGGGAGCAAAAATTCTTCTGGCCGCACCTACGGGAAGGGCTGCCAGAAGACTTGCCGAAGTTACAGGGCGCAAGGCCCTGACCCTGCACCGTCTGCTGAAATACAATCAGATGGAAAGCCGCTTTGAAATGAACAGGGATAATCCTCTGGATCTGGATATGCTCATCGTGGATGAGGCTTCCATGGTGGATATTCTTCTGATGTTTCATCTGCTTTGTGCCGTACCCGTTAATGCAAAAATTATTTTTGTGGGAGATGTTTCCCAGCTGCCTTCCGTAGGTCCCGGCAATGTGCTGGCAGATCTGATCAGTTCCGGAAGAATTCCGGCTTTTATCCTGACCACCATCTTCCGTCAGGCTGCTGAAAGTCCCATAGTTCTGAATGCCCACCTTGTGAATCAGGGCAGGATGCCGGATTTTACTCCGGTGGGGGATGGTTGCCTGTCGGAGTTTTATTTTATCCGTCAGGGCAGCCCGGAAAAGGTGGTGGAAACCATTGTTGCCCTCTGTTCTCAGCGGATTCCTGAACGTTTCGGTTTTGATCCATTAAAAGAGGTACAGGTACTGACTCCCATGCATAAGGGCGAGGTGGGGACCCTCTTTCTCAATCAGGTGCTGCAGAATGCCCTAAACCCTCTTAAGCCCGGTAAAAAAAAGAAAATGGGCTCTTTCCGGGTGGGGGATAAGGTCATTCATTTGAAAAATAATTATAAAAAAGAAGTTTTTAATGGTGATATAGGTCAGGTCTGCGATATTGAGGAAGGGGAAGGTCTTCTTCTGGTGGATTACAGCGAAGGCGAGGGAGAAAGACAGGTAGGCTATACCCTTGAAGAACTGGATGAGCTGGCTCTGGCCTATGCCATCAGTGTTCATAAATCTCAAGGGTCGGAATATCCTGCTGTTATTATTCCTCTGATGCCGGAGCATGCGCCTCTTCTTCAGCGCAATCTTATATATACGGCCATGACCCGTGGGAAAAGACTGGTTATTTTTGTGGGTATGTCCCAGGCTCTGGATATGGCCATACGCAATGACCGGCCCACCCGCAGGTATTCAGATCTTTCCCGTCGTCTTGATACCCTCTGA
- the asnS gene encoding asparagine--tRNA ligase encodes MKKMTVQEILSLKDERMEIRVMGWVRTRRTGRELSFIEVNDGSCLASLQVVVETSLPYYEEISRITTGSSVCVTGDLVSSPAEGQAFELKAREVQIYQKAPESYPLQKKRHSDEFLRSIAHLRPRTNKYGAMFRIRSEVAFAIHHYYREKGFFLLHTPILTGSDCEGAGELFSVTAGEKGDAFFGKPANLTVSGQLSAEMFALALGRVYTFGPTFRAENSNTSRHAAEFWMVEPEMAFADLDDAMDLAEDFLKFLVSWVMEHCREDLSLFTRFVDKDLEGVLERIISEDFARITYTEAVDLLLKKGSDFEFPVVWGEDLKSEHERFLAENIFSKPVILYNYPKNIKPFYMRLNDDKKTVAAMDLLVPRIGELMGGSQREEREDILAMRMDAQNLSRESYHWYLESRRWGSVPHAGFGMGFERLLMLVTGVSNIRDVIPFPRTPGNIEF; translated from the coding sequence ATGAAAAAAATGACGGTTCAGGAAATTCTGTCTTTAAAGGACGAACGGATGGAAATCCGTGTGATGGGATGGGTCCGGACTCGGAGAACCGGGCGGGAGCTTTCTTTTATTGAAGTCAATGATGGCTCCTGTCTTGCCAGTCTTCAGGTTGTGGTGGAGACTTCCCTTCCCTATTATGAAGAAATAAGCCGTATAACAACTGGTAGTTCTGTCTGTGTGACTGGCGATCTTGTATCATCACCAGCTGAAGGACAGGCCTTTGAATTAAAAGCCAGGGAAGTGCAGATTTATCAGAAGGCTCCGGAATCCTACCCTCTGCAGAAAAAACGCCACAGTGATGAGTTTTTGCGCAGTATTGCCCACCTTCGTCCCAGAACCAACAAATACGGGGCCATGTTTCGTATCCGTTCTGAGGTGGCCTTTGCCATTCATCATTATTATAGAGAAAAAGGTTTCTTTCTTCTCCATACCCCCATTCTTACGGGTTCGGACTGCGAGGGTGCAGGAGAACTTTTTTCCGTAACTGCGGGTGAAAAAGGTGATGCTTTTTTCGGGAAACCTGCCAATCTCACCGTATCAGGGCAATTATCCGCGGAGATGTTTGCCCTGGCTCTTGGCAGGGTGTACACCTTTGGCCCTACTTTCCGGGCAGAAAACTCCAATACATCCCGACATGCTGCAGAATTCTGGATGGTGGAGCCTGAGATGGCCTTTGCGGATCTTGATGACGCCATGGATCTTGCGGAAGATTTTCTGAAATTTCTTGTGTCATGGGTGATGGAGCATTGCAGGGAGGATCTTTCCCTTTTTACCCGTTTTGTGGATAAGGATCTTGAAGGGGTTCTGGAGCGCATTATCAGCGAAGATTTTGCCCGTATTACTTATACTGAAGCTGTGGATCTGCTCCTGAAAAAGGGATCTGATTTTGAGTTTCCCGTGGTATGGGGGGAAGATCTGAAATCGGAGCATGAACGTTTTCTTGCGGAAAATATTTTTTCAAAGCCAGTTATTCTTTATAATTATCCAAAGAATATCAAACCTTTTTATATGCGCCTCAATGACGATAAAAAAACCGTGGCAGCTATGGATCTTCTGGTACCCCGCATTGGAGAGTTGATGGGAGGAAGTCAGAGGGAAGAAAGGGAGGATATTCTTGCCATGAGGATGGATGCCCAGAATCTTTCACGGGAAAGTTATCACTGGTATCTGGAGTCAAGACGCTGGGGTTCGGTTCCCCATGCTGGATTTGGTATGGGATTTGAACGCCTTCTTATGCTGGTAACGGGAGTGTCCAATATCCGGGATGTTATTCCTTTTCCAAGAACACCCGGAAATATTGAATTTTAG
- a CDS encoding NUDIX hydrolase has product MFPFEQLAAKLPLRPGFHYGRKYKNTAVLLPLIEMEDGVHLLFEERADGIRQAGEICFPGGMMDPEDANPCETAIRESEEELGISPENIEVIGRMDILMTVMGLTVAPVVARVQVKNLEEMKPNPEEVSRIFTLPLSWFSDHPPEIHTIQIMAHPVVTKKNGEKEVLLPVEKLGLPEHYARPWGGVRHPVLFWFTPKGLIWGITAEIIKSLLEITETLHPISEGIKTTGKI; this is encoded by the coding sequence ATGTTTCCCTTTGAACAGCTTGCAGCGAAACTTCCCCTCAGGCCGGGGTTCCATTATGGACGAAAATATAAAAACACGGCCGTTCTGCTGCCACTTATCGAAATGGAAGACGGTGTACACCTGCTCTTTGAGGAAAGGGCCGATGGTATCCGTCAGGCCGGAGAAATCTGCTTTCCCGGTGGTATGATGGATCCGGAAGATGCCAATCCCTGTGAGACGGCCATAAGGGAAAGCGAAGAAGAGCTTGGGATATCTCCTGAAAACATAGAAGTTATTGGAAGAATGGACATCCTCATGACCGTCATGGGTCTTACCGTAGCTCCTGTTGTGGCCCGTGTGCAAGTGAAAAACCTTGAGGAGATGAAACCCAACCCCGAAGAAGTCTCCCGGATTTTCACCCTGCCTCTTTCATGGTTTTCTGACCATCCTCCTGAAATACATACCATACAGATCATGGCCCACCCTGTAGTGACAAAAAAAAACGGGGAAAAGGAAGTTCTTCTGCCCGTGGAAAAACTGGGGCTTCCGGAACACTATGCCCGTCCCTGGGGCGGTGTGCGTCATCCCGTTCTTTTCTGGTTTACTCCCAAAGGCCTTATCTGGGGCATAACTGCTGAGATAATTAAAAGCCTGCTGGAAATTACAGAAACACTTCATCCCATCTCAGAGGGTATCAAGACGACGGGAAAGATCTGA
- a CDS encoding VOC family protein, with protein sequence MGAFTWLHANLTVFDLEKSLDFYKKALDLEIVREYAPEDGSFKLVYLGDKTTPFQLELTWLRDREKPYNLGDNEIHLALSVKDYEAALAKHREMGCVVFENTEMGIYFIADPDGYWTEILPENHSL encoded by the coding sequence ATGGGTGCATTTACCTGGCTTCACGCCAACCTCACCGTTTTTGACCTTGAAAAAAGTCTGGATTTTTACAAAAAAGCGCTGGATCTTGAAATTGTCAGAGAATATGCGCCGGAAGACGGGAGTTTTAAGCTGGTTTATCTCGGGGACAAAACTACACCCTTCCAACTGGAACTCACATGGTTAAGGGACAGGGAAAAACCCTATAATCTTGGAGATAATGAAATTCATTTGGCCCTTTCCGTAAAAGACTACGAAGCCGCCCTTGCAAAACACAGGGAAATGGGATGTGTGGTCTTTGAAAATACGGAAATGGGCATTTACTTTATTGCAGATCCTGATGGATACTGGACAGAAATTCTGCCGGAAAATCACAGTCTTTAA
- the ubiE gene encoding bifunctional demethylmenaquinone methyltransferase/2-methoxy-6-polyprenyl-1,4-benzoquinol methylase UbiE, producing MKNKEIPFVQSMFDAIAPRYDFLNRLLSLRQDTLWRRRAVRSLRLPKKARVLDVACGTADVAMEAIRQHPDAFVLGVDFSEKMLEIGREKIRSCGMEDSIELKPANALHLPFGDNSFEAITIAFGIRNIQDRERALEEFHRCLKPGGRLAVLELATPPEGILRKLYLLYFQSILPFIGGLFSSNFAYTYLPDSVMAFPRPAEFSEIIEGQGFQKVAFSPLTFGVATLYTGQKPPAA from the coding sequence ATGAAAAATAAAGAAATTCCCTTTGTCCAGAGCATGTTCGATGCCATTGCACCGAGATATGATTTCCTTAACCGCCTCTTAAGCCTGCGTCAGGACACACTCTGGCGGCGCAGGGCCGTCCGCTCCCTCAGGCTGCCCAAAAAGGCCAGGGTACTGGATGTGGCCTGCGGTACTGCCGATGTGGCCATGGAAGCTATCCGCCAACATCCGGATGCCTTTGTGCTTGGCGTGGATTTTTCCGAAAAAATGCTTGAAATCGGACGGGAAAAAATCAGATCCTGCGGAATGGAAGATTCCATTGAACTGAAGCCAGCCAATGCCCTGCACCTGCCCTTTGGGGATAACAGCTTTGAGGCCATCACCATTGCCTTTGGCATCCGAAATATTCAAGACAGGGAAAGGGCCCTTGAAGAATTCCACCGCTGCCTGAAACCCGGTGGAAGACTTGCCGTGCTGGAGCTGGCCACACCTCCGGAAGGAATACTCAGAAAACTTTATCTTCTTTATTTTCAGAGCATTCTTCCCTTTATCGGCGGACTTTTTTCTAGCAACTTTGCCTATACCTATCTTCCCGATTCTGTCATGGCCTTTCCACGGCCTGCAGAATTTTCAGAAATCATTGAAGGTCAAGGTTTTCAGAAGGTTGCCTTCAGCCCCCTGACCTTTGGCGTTGCCACCCTGTATACAGGGCAAAAACCGCCCGCAGCATAA
- a CDS encoding TIGR04211 family SH3 domain-containing protein, giving the protein MTDELQFMVRTGKSTDNKIVSIARSGDRVQAVETDGDWTYVKLADGKEGWMLGRFLVPDPPGKVRMITFEREHERLKQRFSSLENEAAELREENKNLKTILTEKKTNLEMMESAHKQLKEDAAEFLALKEESIRMREELEAQDLLVKEMDARLLERNIKMFALGAGVLLVGMLLGGSMRKKKKSSFY; this is encoded by the coding sequence GTGACTGATGAACTCCAGTTTATGGTACGTACCGGTAAAAGTACGGATAATAAGATTGTTTCCATTGCCCGTTCCGGGGACAGGGTACAGGCAGTGGAAACGGACGGAGACTGGACTTACGTGAAACTGGCTGATGGCAAAGAGGGCTGGATGCTGGGGCGTTTTCTGGTTCCGGATCCTCCGGGCAAGGTGCGCATGATTACCTTTGAGCGGGAGCATGAAAGGCTGAAACAGCGCTTCAGCAGTCTGGAAAATGAAGCAGCAGAGCTTCGTGAAGAAAATAAGAATCTAAAAACCATTCTTACGGAAAAAAAGACTAATCTTGAAATGATGGAATCCGCCCATAAACAGCTTAAGGAAGATGCGGCGGAGTTTCTGGCTTTAAAGGAAGAATCCATCAGGATGCGGGAAGAGCTGGAAGCACAGGATCTGCTGGTTAAAGAAATGGATGCCAGACTGCTGGAGCGTAACATCAAGATGTTTGCCCTTGGTGCAGGGGTTCTTCTGGTGGGTATGCTGCTGGGTGGCTCCATGCGTAAAAAAAAGAAAAGCTCATTTTATTGA
- the queD gene encoding 6-carboxytetrahydropterin synthase QueD → MYELRVTGDFAAAHQLHNVTEKCENLHGHNFDVEAAVEGEELNEAHVLMDFGLLKKHLREILASLDHCFLNEHPAFAGKNASSENIARFIAENLSERLLPLGGGVRVRRVRVWESARASAAYYP, encoded by the coding sequence ATGTATGAACTTCGGGTAACAGGGGATTTTGCTGCTGCGCATCAGCTCCACAATGTGACGGAGAAATGTGAAAATCTCCATGGTCATAATTTTGATGTGGAAGCCGCTGTGGAAGGAGAAGAGCTGAACGAGGCCCATGTTCTCATGGATTTCGGACTGCTTAAAAAACATTTGAGGGAAATCCTTGCATCCCTTGACCACTGCTTTTTAAATGAACACCCTGCCTTTGCCGGGAAAAATGCTTCTTCAGAAAATATTGCCCGTTTTATAGCAGAAAATCTCAGTGAACGTCTTCTGCCCCTTGGCGGAGGCGTCCGGGTCCGCAGGGTAAGGGTCTGGGAATCCGCCAGAGCCAGTGCGGCCTATTATCCATAA
- the dnaJ gene encoding molecular chaperone DnaJ, whose protein sequence is MAEKRDYYEVLGVSRDADADSIKKSYRKLAMKYHPDKNPGDKKAEDRFKEASEAYAVLSDAEKRSVYDQFGHRGLENSGFSGAGGFEDIFSNFGDIFEDFFGFGGRRGGGQRSRRGSDLRYDLEIEFSEAAFGSERELEFEKLESCGTCGGDGCEPGSGPEVCPHCRGTGQYAQTQGFFTVRSTCPYCKGAGKIIRNPCSKCHGRGRMPAKKKVSVRIPAGVDNGSRLRLTGEGEPGPNGGPQGDLYVFIHVKPHKLFQREGSDVLCFVDISMVQAALGDTLRVETLEGEKELEIPKGTQYGDTFRLKGEGIPSLRTGQRGDQIIQVHVKTPTHVNKKQEKLLREFAKLDEEKFTNKLKNLFKGL, encoded by the coding sequence ATGGCAGAAAAACGGGATTACTATGAGGTTCTCGGCGTCAGCCGGGATGCGGATGCGGACAGTATAAAAAAGAGTTACCGCAAACTGGCAATGAAATATCATCCGGATAAAAATCCGGGGGATAAAAAGGCTGAAGATCGTTTCAAGGAAGCTTCTGAAGCCTATGCGGTGCTTTCCGATGCGGAAAAACGTAGTGTCTATGACCAGTTTGGTCACAGAGGCCTTGAAAATTCCGGTTTTTCCGGAGCCGGTGGTTTTGAGGATATTTTTTCCAATTTTGGGGATATCTTTGAGGATTTTTTCGGTTTTGGCGGACGCAGGGGCGGTGGTCAGCGCAGCCGCAGGGGTTCGGATCTCCGCTATGATCTGGAGATAGAATTCAGTGAGGCGGCCTTTGGCTCCGAAAGGGAGCTTGAGTTCGAAAAGCTGGAAAGCTGCGGAACCTGCGGTGGAGACGGCTGTGAGCCGGGCTCCGGTCCGGAAGTTTGCCCCCATTGCCGGGGAACTGGTCAGTATGCCCAGACCCAGGGTTTTTTCACAGTGCGCAGCACCTGTCCCTATTGTAAGGGTGCCGGAAAAATCATCCGCAATCCCTGTTCCAAATGCCATGGCCGGGGTCGGATGCCTGCAAAGAAAAAGGTTTCCGTGCGTATTCCCGCAGGGGTGGACAATGGCTCCCGCCTCAGGCTGACGGGAGAAGGAGAACCCGGACCTAATGGCGGGCCCCAGGGGGATCTTTATGTCTTCATCCATGTGAAGCCCCACAAGCTTTTCCAGAGGGAAGGCAGTGATGTTCTTTGTTTTGTGGATATTTCCATGGTTCAGGCAGCACTGGGGGATACCCTTCGTGTGGAAACCCTTGAAGGGGAAAAGGAGCTGGAAATACCTAAGGGAACTCAGTACGGAGATACCTTCCGGCTCAAGGGAGAAGGGATTCCTTCCCTCCGTACCGGACAAAGGGGAGACCAGATTATTCAGGTGCATGTGAAAACCCCCACCCATGTGAATAAAAAACAGGAAAAGCTCCTTAGGGAATTTGCCAAGCTGGATGAGGAAAAATTCACCAACAAGCTGAAAAACCTTTTCAAGGGCCTTTAA
- the nadB gene encoding L-aspartate oxidase — protein MRIHSDFLVLGSGVAGLMFALKVADHGRVAVVTKAEISESNTVRAQGGVASVFSDTDSFELHVKDTLDSGAGLCDPEVTDMVVRNGPERIRELMEMGVKFSHADEEHLDLGREGGHSEKRIVHALDMTGWEIESVLVSRVKSHPNISVYEHHIAIDLLTHAARIRRGLIVASHEERCCGAYVLDIESDRVCTFTAPVTVMATGGAGKVYPYTSNPDVATGDGIAMAHRAGASVANLEFVQFHPTCLYHPEAKNFLISEAVRGEGGILRNAMGEAFMERYSPLKDLACRDVVARAIDTELKRTGDDSAFLDISHKPSDFIKKRFPNLYARCMKFGIDMTSDPIPVVPAAHYMCGGIATDLSGRTDISSLYAIGETACTGLHGANRLASNSLLEALVYAHRAAEDALECFQSTPLPSNLPEWDEMGTTDSDEAVMVAHNWDEIRMFMWNYVGIVRSDKRLARARRRIDNIQREIQEYYWNFRVTSDLIELRNIALVAELIIRSAQRRKESRGLHYSIDYPERDDVNWLMDTVLKRSSRA, from the coding sequence ATGCGCATCCACAGCGATTTTCTGGTTTTAGGCTCAGGCGTTGCCGGTCTGATGTTTGCTCTGAAGGTGGCGGATCATGGCAGGGTTGCTGTGGTAACCAAGGCTGAGATATCGGAAAGCAATACGGTACGGGCGCAAGGGGGGGTGGCTTCGGTTTTTTCCGATACGGATTCCTTTGAACTGCACGTAAAGGACACCCTGGATTCCGGTGCAGGTCTCTGTGATCCCGAGGTAACGGATATGGTGGTCAGAAATGGCCCGGAACGTATCCGTGAACTGATGGAAATGGGGGTGAAATTCAGCCATGCCGATGAAGAGCATCTGGATCTGGGCAGGGAGGGAGGACATTCGGAAAAACGCATTGTCCATGCCCTGGATATGACGGGCTGGGAAATTGAATCCGTTCTTGTCTCAAGGGTAAAATCCCATCCCAATATCAGCGTATATGAACACCATATTGCCATTGATCTTCTGACCCACGCCGCCCGCATACGGCGGGGTCTGATTGTTGCCAGCCATGAAGAACGCTGCTGCGGAGCCTATGTGCTGGATATAGAATCCGACCGGGTGTGTACCTTTACGGCACCGGTCACGGTTATGGCCACCGGCGGAGCAGGCAAGGTCTATCCCTACACCAGCAACCCGGATGTGGCCACAGGCGATGGTATTGCCATGGCCCACAGGGCCGGGGCTTCGGTTGCCAATCTTGAATTTGTTCAGTTTCACCCCACCTGTCTTTATCATCCTGAGGCCAAAAATTTTCTGATTTCAGAGGCTGTTCGGGGAGAAGGCGGTATTCTTCGCAATGCCATGGGTGAGGCCTTTATGGAGCGATATTCTCCCCTGAAGGATCTGGCATGCAGAGATGTGGTTGCCCGGGCCATTGATACGGAACTCAAACGAACGGGAGATGATTCAGCTTTTCTGGATATATCCCATAAACCATCTGATTTTATAAAAAAACGATTTCCGAATCTTTATGCAAGATGCATGAAATTCGGAATAGACATGACATCTGACCCCATTCCAGTGGTTCCTGCCGCCCATTATATGTGCGGTGGCATTGCAACGGATCTTTCGGGCAGAACGGATATTTCCAGTCTCTATGCCATCGGAGAAACGGCCTGTACGGGCCTGCACGGAGCAAACCGGCTGGCAAGCAATTCCCTTCTTGAAGCTCTGGTTTACGCCCACAGGGCGGCTGAGGATGCCCTTGAATGTTTTCAAAGCACCCCGCTTCCTTCAAATCTTCCCGAATGGGATGAAATGGGTACCACAGACAGTGATGAGGCCGTCATGGTGGCCCATAACTGGGATGAAATCCGCATGTTCATGTGGAACTATGTGGGCATTGTGCGTTCGGATAAACGCCTTGCAAGGGCAAGGCGGAGAATAGATAATATCCAGCGGGAAATACAGGAATATTACTGGAATTTCCGGGTGACATCGGATCTGATTGAGCTGCGCAACATTGCTCTGGTGGCGGAACTTATTATCCGCAGTGCCCAGCGCCGCAAGGAAAGCCGGGGACTGCATTATTCCATTGATTACCCTGAGCGTGACGATGTGAACTGGCTCATGGATACGGTACTGAAGCGCAGCAGCAGGGCATAA
- a CDS encoding septal ring lytic transglycosylase RlpA family protein — protein sequence MIYFRKYGLMILAVLFLLASCATKAPEPSSRTGVQKPYKVFGKWYYPIPDASGYREKGIASWYGSKFHGKTTANGEKYNMHAMTAAHKTLPFGTLVEVRCTETGKKVQVRINDRGPFVRGRIIDLSYAAAKAIGLDKKGVGPVDVRALASENRRPVDLKKGNFAVQLGAFTEKNNADRLALNLKKEGYRTRILSHRQDGTFFYRVRVTGYTDLSEAKNAENHFRNKGYEGAMTVAE from the coding sequence ATGATATATTTTAGAAAATATGGCCTGATGATCCTTGCTGTGCTTTTCCTGCTGGCTTCCTGTGCAACAAAGGCTCCGGAACCTTCTTCCCGGACCGGGGTGCAAAAACCTTATAAGGTTTTCGGGAAATGGTATTATCCTATTCCTGACGCTTCAGGTTACCGGGAAAAAGGTATAGCCTCCTGGTATGGTTCTAAATTCCATGGAAAAACCACGGCAAATGGAGAAAAATATAACATGCATGCCATGACGGCAGCCCATAAAACCCTGCCCTTTGGTACCCTTGTTGAAGTTAGATGTACAGAAACAGGAAAAAAAGTTCAGGTCCGCATTAATGACAGGGGGCCCTTTGTCCGGGGAAGAATAATTGATCTTTCCTACGCCGCTGCCAAGGCTATCGGTCTGGATAAAAAGGGGGTGGGGCCTGTGGATGTAAGGGCACTGGCTTCGGAAAACAGAAGGCCCGTAGATTTAAAAAAGGGTAATTTTGCCGTTCAGCTGGGTGCATTCACTGAAAAAAATAATGCAGATCGTCTTGCATTAAATTTGAAAAAAGAAGGATACCGTACCCGTATCCTTAGCCACAGACAGGACGGTACTTTTTTTTACCGTGTCCGTGTAACAGGATATACGGATCTTTCTGAGGCAAAAAATGCGGAGAATCATTTCCGCAACAAGGGATATGAGGGTGCCATGACGGTTGCTGAATGA